One region of Pseudomonas alvandae genomic DNA includes:
- a CDS encoding MFS transporter gives MTTAPSSTATPAQPARPLTRNDYKTLSLSALGGALEFYDFIIFVFFATVVGKLFFPAEMPEWLRLMQTFGIFAAGYLARPLGGIIMAHFGDLLGRKKMFTLSIFMMAVPTLIMGLLPTYAQIGMWAPILLLLMRVIQGAAIGGEVPGAWVFVSEHVPARHIGYACGTLTCGLTAGILLGSLVATAINSIYTPVEVADYAWRIPFLLGGVFGLFSVYLRRWLHETPVFAELQQRKALAEEVPLRAVLRDHRGAIAISMLLTWLLSAGVIVVILMTPTVLQTVYHFSPTTALQANSLAIVFLSLGCIGAGVLADRFGAGRVFVFGSGLLLITFWTFYHSLFAHPEWLFPLYALSGLLVGTIGAVPYVMVNAFPAVVRFSGLSFSYNLAYAIFGGLTPMVVTLLLKESPMGPAYYVAIICGIGMVIGGYLWKKGR, from the coding sequence ATGACCACTGCGCCTTCGAGCACGGCGACGCCCGCACAACCCGCCCGTCCGCTGACCCGTAACGACTACAAGACCTTGTCGCTTTCTGCCCTCGGCGGCGCGCTGGAGTTCTACGATTTCATCATTTTTGTGTTCTTTGCCACCGTGGTCGGCAAACTGTTTTTCCCCGCCGAAATGCCTGAATGGCTGCGCCTGATGCAAACGTTTGGCATTTTTGCCGCCGGTTACCTGGCTCGCCCGTTGGGCGGAATCATCATGGCTCACTTCGGCGACCTGCTGGGGCGCAAGAAAATGTTCACCCTGAGCATTTTCATGATGGCCGTGCCGACGCTGATCATGGGCTTGCTGCCGACCTATGCACAGATCGGCATGTGGGCGCCGATCCTGCTGTTGCTGATGCGCGTGATCCAAGGCGCCGCGATTGGCGGCGAAGTACCGGGGGCTTGGGTATTCGTTTCCGAGCACGTTCCGGCGCGGCACATCGGCTACGCCTGCGGCACCCTGACCTGCGGCCTGACGGCGGGGATCCTGTTGGGTTCGTTGGTCGCTACCGCCATCAACAGCATTTATACGCCAGTGGAAGTGGCGGATTACGCCTGGCGGATTCCGTTCCTGCTGGGTGGTGTGTTCGGCCTGTTCTCGGTGTATCTGCGCCGCTGGTTGCACGAAACCCCGGTGTTCGCCGAGCTGCAACAGCGCAAGGCCCTGGCCGAGGAAGTGCCGCTGCGCGCCGTGCTGCGCGACCATCGTGGCGCCATCGCCATTTCGATGCTGCTGACCTGGCTGCTGTCGGCCGGCGTCATCGTGGTGATCCTGATGACGCCAACGGTGCTGCAGACCGTCTACCACTTCAGCCCGACCACGGCGTTGCAGGCCAATAGCCTGGCGATTGTGTTCCTGAGTCTTGGTTGTATCGGCGCCGGTGTATTGGCCGACCGCTTCGGCGCTGGCCGGGTGTTCGTCTTCGGCAGCGGCCTGCTGCTGATCACCTTCTGGACCTTCTACCACAGCCTGTTCGCCCACCCCGAGTGGCTGTTCCCGCTCTACGCCTTGAGTGGCTTGCTGGTGGGTACTATCGGCGCGGTGCCGTACGTCATGGTCAACGCCTTCCCGGCCGTGGTGCGCTTCAGTGGGCTGTCGTTTTCCTACAACCTGGCCTACGCAATCTTCGGTGGCTTGACCCCGATGGTGGTGACGTTGCTGTTGAAGGAGAGCCCGATGGGGCCGGCGTATTACGTGGCGATCATCTGCGGGATCGGGATGGTGATTGGTGGGTATCTCTGGAAGAAAGGGCGCTAA
- a CDS encoding acyl-CoA thioesterase encodes MIELEQEDPIPQGDLALQITALPRDTNGFGDIFGGWLVSQMDLAGTAMASKVAGGRVATVAIDRMAFLVPVAVGAQLSFYTQALEIGRSSIQMMVEVWSDDPLSSEWRKVTEAVFVFVAIDGSGRTRSVPPRAR; translated from the coding sequence ATGATAGAGCTCGAACAAGAAGATCCAATTCCGCAAGGCGACCTGGCCCTGCAAATCACCGCACTTCCCCGTGACACCAACGGCTTCGGCGACATTTTCGGCGGCTGGCTGGTGTCCCAGATGGACCTCGCCGGCACCGCGATGGCCAGCAAGGTGGCGGGTGGGCGCGTGGCGACCGTAGCGATTGATCGCATGGCGTTCCTGGTGCCGGTGGCGGTGGGCGCGCAGTTGTCCTTCTATACCCAGGCGCTGGAAATCGGCCGCAGCTCGATCCAGATGATGGTCGAGGTGTGGAGCGACGACCCGCTGTCCAGTGAATGGCGCAAGGTCACCGAAGCGGTGTTCGTGTTCGTCGCCATCGACGGCAGCGGTCGTACCCGTTCGGTTCCACCACGGGCCCGTTAA
- a CDS encoding GlsB/YeaQ/YmgE family stress response membrane protein, producing MGIIGTIFIGLIVGLLARFLKPGDDSMGWIMTILLGIGGSLAATYGGQALGIYQAGQGAGFIGALVGAIVLLVIYGLIKRN from the coding sequence ATGGGAATCATCGGAACCATTTTTATCGGCTTGATCGTTGGCCTGCTCGCGCGCTTCCTGAAGCCTGGCGATGACAGCATGGGCTGGATCATGACCATCCTGCTCGGTATTGGCGGTTCGTTGGCAGCCACTTATGGCGGCCAGGCCCTGGGCATCTACCAGGCCGGTCAAGGCGCGGGTTTCATCGGTGCCCTGGTGGGTGCGATCGTGCTGCTGGTGATCTACGGCCTGATCAAAAGAAACTGA
- the pstB gene encoding phosphate ABC transporter ATP-binding protein PstB, with product MQHEAHTHGINMSALGRDKQSLDLAQETVAIEVPGLNLFYGQKQALYDVSLNIPKQRVTAFIGPSGCGKSTLLRTFNRMNDLVDGCRVEGEINLYGNNIYRKGEDVAELRRRVGMVFQKPNPFPKTIYENVVYGLRIQGINKKRILDEAVEWALKGAALWDEVKDRLHDSALGLSGGQQQRLVIARTIAVEPEVLLLDEPCSALDPISTLKVEELIYELKSKFTIVIVTHNMQQAARVSDYTAFMYMGKLVEFGDTDTLFTNPAMKQTEDYITGRYG from the coding sequence ATGCAACACGAAGCACACACTCACGGCATCAACATGTCGGCCCTGGGCCGCGACAAGCAGAGCCTGGACCTGGCCCAGGAAACCGTCGCCATCGAAGTGCCCGGCCTGAACCTGTTCTACGGTCAGAAGCAGGCGCTGTACGACGTCAGCCTGAACATCCCGAAACAACGCGTCACCGCGTTCATCGGCCCGTCGGGCTGCGGCAAGTCGACCTTGCTGCGCACCTTCAACCGCATGAACGACCTGGTGGACGGCTGCCGCGTCGAAGGTGAAATCAACCTCTACGGCAACAACATCTACCGCAAGGGCGAAGACGTCGCCGAGCTGCGTCGCCGCGTGGGCATGGTGTTCCAGAAGCCCAACCCGTTCCCGAAGACCATATACGAAAACGTGGTCTACGGCCTGCGCATCCAGGGTATCAACAAGAAGCGCATCCTCGATGAAGCCGTGGAATGGGCCCTCAAGGGCGCGGCGCTGTGGGACGAGGTCAAGGACCGTCTGCACGACTCGGCGCTGGGCTTGTCCGGCGGCCAGCAGCAACGCCTGGTCATCGCCCGCACCATCGCCGTGGAGCCGGAAGTCCTGTTGCTCGACGAACCCTGCTCGGCCCTCGACCCGATCTCGACGCTGAAGGTTGAAGAACTGATCTACGAGCTCAAGTCCAAGTTCACCATCGTCATCGTGACCCACAACATGCAGCAGGCGGCGCGGGTGTCCGACTACACCGCGTTCATGTACATGGGCAAACTGGTGGAGTTCGGCGACACCGATACCCTGTTCACCAATCCGGCAATGAAGCAGACCGAAGACTACATCACCGGTCGTTACGGCTAG
- a CDS encoding D-hexose-6-phosphate mutarotase, whose product MPTPNVEAVKLDELNGWRIRHGQAELLVAQQGAHILSYQVDGQPPLIWLNDQATFKAGKSIRAGVPVCWPWFGNLTRNPDSVQAMRVSNEPATAHGLVRAMDWELRGIEAEGESLKIEFVLPYPENGLSGWPHQVDLTLTIVMNEQLHIHLTSHNRGSETVSLSQALHSYFAVSDVRNVQVEGVDGLSYIETLDDWKTHAQAGDLHFAGETDRIYLNTPPTLSIVDPHWQRRIQLTSTGSRSAVIWNPWTERAKAFSDMADDGWQRMLCIETANVMDDVVTLLPDASHTLGVSICSKPL is encoded by the coding sequence ATGCCTACGCCCAACGTCGAAGCCGTCAAACTGGATGAACTGAACGGTTGGCGCATCCGCCACGGTCAGGCCGAGTTGCTGGTGGCCCAGCAAGGCGCGCATATCCTCAGTTATCAGGTGGACGGCCAGCCGCCGCTGATCTGGCTCAATGACCAGGCCACCTTCAAGGCCGGCAAGAGCATCCGCGCCGGTGTGCCGGTGTGCTGGCCGTGGTTCGGCAACCTGACCCGCAACCCCGACAGCGTCCAGGCCATGCGCGTCAGCAACGAGCCTGCAACGGCCCACGGCCTGGTGCGGGCGATGGATTGGGAATTGAGGGGCATCGAGGCCGAAGGTGAAAGCCTGAAAATCGAATTCGTCCTGCCCTACCCTGAAAACGGCCTGTCGGGTTGGCCCCATCAGGTCGACCTGACGTTGACCATCGTGATGAACGAGCAACTGCATATCCACCTCACCAGCCATAACCGTGGCAGTGAAACCGTCAGCCTCAGCCAGGCGTTGCACAGCTATTTCGCTGTCAGCGATGTGCGCAACGTGCAGGTCGAAGGGGTGGATGGCTTGAGCTACATCGAGACCCTGGACGATTGGAAGACCCACGCCCAGGCCGGTGACCTGCATTTTGCCGGCGAAACCGACCGCATCTACCTCAATACCCCGCCGACACTGAGCATCGTTGACCCGCACTGGCAACGCCGAATCCAACTGACCAGCACCGGCTCACGCTCGGCGGTGATCTGGAATCCCTGGACCGAACGGGCCAAGGCCTTCAGCGACATGGCCGACGACGGCTGGCAGCGCATGTTGTGCATCGAGACGGCGAATGTGATGGATGACGTGGTGACGCTGTTGCCCGACGCCAGCCATACCCTGGGCGTGAGCATCTGCAGCAAGCCGCTCTGA
- a CDS encoding 5-(carboxyamino)imidazole ribonucleotide synthase: MKIGVIGGGQLGRMLALAGTPLGMNFAFLDPAPDACAAALGEHLRADYGDQDHLRQLADEVDLVTFEFESVPAETVAFLSQFVPVYPSAEALRIARDRWFEKNMFKDLGIPTPAFADIQSQADLDAAVAAIGLPAVLKTRTLGYDGKGQKVLRNPEDVAGTFAELGSVGCLLEGFVPFTGEVSLIAVRARDGEIRFYPLVHNTHKDGILKLSVASTDHPLQALAEDYSSRVLKQLDYVGVMAFEFFEVDGGLKANEIAPRVHNSGHWTTEGAECSQFENHLRAVAGLPLGSTAKVGESAMLNFIGKVPHTEKVLAIADCHLHHYGKAFKAGRKVGHANLRCADRDTLAQQIIKVETLIAEQ; the protein is encoded by the coding sequence ATGAAGATCGGTGTAATCGGTGGCGGCCAGTTGGGTCGCATGTTGGCCCTGGCGGGAACCCCGCTGGGGATGAACTTCGCTTTCCTGGACCCGGCGCCGGACGCCTGTGCCGCTGCCCTGGGTGAACACCTTCGGGCCGACTACGGCGACCAGGATCACCTGCGCCAGTTGGCCGATGAAGTCGATCTGGTGACCTTCGAATTCGAAAGCGTCCCGGCCGAAACCGTTGCCTTCCTGTCCCAGTTCGTCCCGGTCTACCCGAGCGCCGAAGCCCTGCGCATCGCCCGCGACCGCTGGTTCGAAAAGAACATGTTCAAAGACCTGGGCATCCCGACGCCGGCCTTCGCCGACATCCAATCCCAGGCTGACCTTGACGCCGCTGTCGCGGCCATCGGCCTGCCGGCCGTGCTCAAGACCCGCACCCTGGGTTACGACGGCAAGGGCCAGAAGGTCTTGCGCAACCCTGAAGACGTCGCCGGCACCTTTGCCGAGCTGGGCAGCGTCGGTTGCCTGCTGGAGGGTTTCGTACCGTTCACCGGTGAAGTCTCGCTGATCGCCGTGCGCGCCCGCGACGGTGAAATCCGCTTCTACCCGCTGGTGCACAACACCCACAAGGACGGCATTCTCAAGCTGTCCGTCGCCAGTACCGACCATCCGCTGCAAGCCCTGGCCGAAGACTACTCCAGCCGGGTGCTCAAGCAGCTCGATTACGTCGGCGTCATGGCGTTCGAGTTCTTCGAAGTGGACGGCGGCCTCAAGGCCAACGAAATCGCCCCGCGCGTCCATAACTCCGGACACTGGACCACCGAAGGCGCCGAGTGCAGCCAGTTCGAAAACCACCTGCGGGCGGTGGCCGGGCTGCCGCTGGGTTCGACCGCCAAGGTCGGTGAAAGCGCGATGCTGAACTTCATCGGCAAAGTGCCGCACACCGAGAAAGTCCTGGCGATTGCCGACTGCCACCTGCACCACTATGGCAAGGCGTTCAAAGCCGGGCGCAAGGTTGGTCACGCCAACCTGCGTTGCGCCGATAGGGACACCCTGGCCCAGCAGATCATCAAGGTCGAGACGCTGATCGCCGAACAATAG
- a CDS encoding phosphate ABC transporter substrate-binding protein PstS, which produces MKLKRLMAAMTFVAAGVATANAVAAVDPAIPSYTKTTGVSGNLSSVGSDTLANLMTLWAENYKKEYPNVNIQIQAAGSSTAPPALTEGTSNLGPMSRKMKDNELQAFEQKYGYKPTAIPVAVDALAVFVHKDNPIQHLTMEQVDAIFSSTRLCGAKADVKTWGDLGVTGDLANKPVQLFGRNSVSGTYGYFKEEALCKGDYKPNVNEQPGSASVVQSISSSLNGIGYSGIGYKTASVKTVALAKKGSTEFIEDSEENALNGKYPLSRFLYVYVNKAPNKPLAPLEAEFVKLILSKQGQEVVVKDGYIPVPAKVAAKALADLGLQEGGNVAKK; this is translated from the coding sequence ATGAAACTGAAGCGTTTGATGGCGGCAATGACGTTTGTCGCTGCTGGCGTTGCGACTGCCAACGCGGTTGCCGCTGTTGACCCTGCGATCCCGAGCTACACCAAGACCACTGGTGTATCGGGCAACCTGTCCAGCGTCGGCTCCGATACCCTGGCCAACCTGATGACCTTGTGGGCCGAGAACTACAAGAAAGAATACCCGAACGTAAACATCCAGATTCAGGCCGCCGGTTCCTCCACCGCGCCACCTGCGCTCACCGAAGGCACCTCCAACCTGGGCCCGATGAGCCGCAAGATGAAGGATAACGAACTGCAGGCCTTCGAACAGAAGTACGGCTACAAGCCAACCGCTATCCCGGTTGCCGTGGACGCCCTGGCCGTGTTCGTGCACAAGGACAACCCGATCCAGCACCTGACTATGGAACAGGTTGACGCGATCTTCTCGTCCACTCGCCTGTGCGGCGCCAAGGCCGACGTGAAGACCTGGGGCGACCTGGGTGTGACCGGCGACCTGGCCAACAAGCCAGTGCAACTGTTTGGTCGTAACTCGGTGTCCGGCACCTACGGCTACTTCAAGGAAGAAGCCCTGTGCAAAGGTGACTACAAGCCAAACGTCAACGAACAACCAGGCTCGGCTTCGGTCGTGCAGTCGATCAGCTCTTCGCTGAACGGCATCGGTTACTCGGGCATCGGCTACAAGACCGCCAGCGTGAAGACCGTGGCCCTGGCCAAGAAAGGCAGCACCGAGTTCATCGAAGACAGCGAAGAGAACGCCCTGAACGGCAAATACCCGCTGTCGCGCTTCCTCTACGTGTACGTCAACAAGGCCCCGAACAAGCCTCTGGCGCCGCTGGAAGCTGAGTTCGTCAAGCTGATCCTGTCCAAGCAAGGCCAGGAAGTCGTGGTCAAGGACGGCTACATCCCGGTTCCAGCCAAAGTCGCCGCCAAGGCACTGGCTGACCTGGGTCTGCAAGAAGGCGGCAACGTCGCCAAGAAGTAA
- a CDS encoding ABC transporter permease subunit codes for MQDAGKPLMISIEEQNQVAMRVSDKGQALFFDITSGAELRRVDLPIPAGASVTSIGEDQPGSPLVAIGLSNGQALVFRHTYKVSYPDGKKTISPAVEYPYGETPIALNEQGTALEHVSLNATDSTLLLAGSSGAQLQVLSLTSEENMMTGEVTSEQTRIDLPQMTEPVKNIFVDPRQQWLYVVNGRAQADVFSLRDKSLNGRYKLLENAEAQVTAATQLVGGISLIIGDSKGGLAQWFMARDPDGELRFKQIRTFQMGNTPIVEITAEERRKGFVALDAAGKLGVFHSTAHRTLLVDQVVDGQGLFGMSPRANRLIVEQGGKLQPLTLENPHPEVSWSALWSKVWYENYDEPKYVWQSTAANTDFEPKLSLSPLTFGTLKAAFYAMLLAAPLAVAAAIYTAYFMAPGMRRKVKPVIELMEAMPTVILGFFAGLFLAPYVEGHLPGIFSLLMLLPIGILVAGFVFSRLPESIRLKVPDGWESALLIPVILFVGWLSLYMSPYMEAWFFGGDMRMWISHDLGITYDQRNALVVGLAMGFAVIPNIYSIAEDAVFSVPRGLTLGSLALGATPWQTMTRVVILTASPGIFSALMIGMGRAVGETMIVLMATGNTPVMEMNLFEGLRTLAANVAVEMPESEVGGSHYRVLFLSALVLLLFTFVMNTLAELIRQRLRKKYSSL; via the coding sequence ATGCAAGACGCCGGCAAACCGCTGATGATCTCCATCGAAGAGCAGAACCAGGTGGCCATGCGGGTTTCCGACAAGGGCCAGGCGCTGTTTTTCGACATCACCAGTGGCGCCGAACTGCGCCGCGTCGACCTGCCGATCCCGGCCGGCGCTAGCGTGACGTCCATTGGCGAAGACCAGCCCGGCAGCCCGCTCGTGGCGATCGGCCTGTCCAACGGCCAGGCCTTGGTGTTCCGTCACACCTATAAGGTGTCCTACCCGGACGGCAAGAAAACCATCTCGCCTGCCGTCGAATATCCTTATGGCGAGACGCCGATCGCGTTGAACGAGCAGGGCACTGCGCTGGAACATGTCAGCCTCAACGCGACTGATTCGACCTTGTTGCTGGCCGGTTCCAGCGGTGCTCAACTGCAAGTGCTGTCGCTGACCAGCGAAGAAAACATGATGACCGGTGAAGTCACCAGCGAGCAGACGCGTATCGATCTGCCGCAAATGACCGAGCCGGTGAAGAACATCTTCGTCGATCCGCGCCAGCAATGGCTGTACGTGGTCAATGGGCGTGCCCAGGCCGATGTGTTCAGCCTGCGGGACAAGAGTCTCAACGGTCGCTACAAGCTGCTCGAGAACGCCGAGGCCCAAGTCACCGCCGCCACCCAGTTGGTGGGCGGGATCTCGCTGATCATTGGCGACTCCAAGGGCGGCCTGGCCCAGTGGTTCATGGCCCGCGACCCGGACGGCGAGCTGCGCTTCAAACAGATCCGTACCTTCCAGATGGGCAACACGCCCATCGTTGAAATCACCGCCGAGGAGCGTCGCAAAGGTTTCGTAGCCCTCGACGCCGCCGGCAAGCTCGGCGTGTTCCACAGCACCGCCCACCGCACCTTGCTGGTGGACCAGGTGGTCGATGGCCAGGGCCTGTTCGGCATGTCCCCACGGGCCAATCGCCTGATCGTGGAGCAGGGTGGCAAGCTGCAACCGCTGACGCTGGAAAACCCGCACCCGGAAGTCTCGTGGAGCGCGCTGTGGAGCAAGGTCTGGTACGAAAACTACGACGAGCCCAAGTACGTCTGGCAATCGACGGCTGCCAACACTGACTTCGAACCCAAGCTGAGCCTTTCACCGCTGACCTTCGGCACCCTGAAAGCCGCGTTCTACGCGATGCTGCTGGCCGCGCCGCTGGCGGTTGCCGCCGCGATCTACACCGCGTACTTCATGGCACCGGGCATGCGCCGCAAGGTCAAGCCGGTCATCGAACTGATGGAAGCCATGCCGACGGTGATCCTCGGCTTCTTCGCCGGCCTGTTCCTGGCGCCCTACGTTGAAGGGCACCTGCCGGGGATCTTCAGCCTGCTGATGCTGCTACCGATCGGCATCCTGGTCGCCGGTTTCGTCTTCAGCCGCCTGCCGGAATCCATTCGCCTGAAGGTGCCGGACGGTTGGGAAAGCGCCTTGCTGATCCCGGTGATCCTGTTCGTGGGCTGGCTCTCGCTGTACATGAGTCCGTACATGGAAGCCTGGTTCTTCGGCGGCGACATGCGCATGTGGATCTCCCATGACCTGGGCATCACCTACGACCAGCGCAACGCCCTGGTGGTGGGCCTGGCGATGGGCTTCGCGGTGATCCCGAACATCTACTCCATTGCCGAAGACGCCGTGTTCAGCGTGCCGCGCGGCTTGACCCTGGGTTCGTTGGCCCTCGGTGCCACGCCGTGGCAGACCATGACTCGCGTGGTGATCCTCACCGCCAGCCCGGGCATCTTCTCGGCGCTGATGATCGGCATGGGCCGCGCGGTGGGCGAGACGATGATCGTGCTGATGGCCACCGGCAACACCCCGGTCATGGAAATGAACCTGTTCGAAGGCCTGCGCACCCTGGCGGCCAACGTGGCGGTGGAAATGCCTGAGTCGGAGGTCGGCGGCAGCCATTACCGCGTGCTGTTCCTGTCGGCCCTGGTGCTGTTGCTGTTCACCTTCGTCATGAACACCCTCGCCGAGCTGATCCGTCAGCGTCTGCGCAAGAAATATTCGTCGCTTTAA
- a CDS encoding DUF3299 domain-containing protein — MRRLVLTLLLLGSGLAHAAELPETDWLELMPKSDQKALEAMPEIDHNSPEANGTFTEKGGLKQSKGLPAVMYSTKTVASMNDKHIRIGGYPVPLESDAKGRSTLFFLVPYPGACIHVPPPPPNQLVLVRYPKGLKLDDIYTPLWVTGTLKIEKVDNDLASAAYALEAEKVRVVQEADL; from the coding sequence ATGCGCCGTCTAGTGTTGACCCTTCTTTTGTTGGGCAGTGGCCTGGCCCACGCCGCCGAGCTGCCGGAAACCGACTGGCTCGAACTGATGCCCAAGTCGGACCAGAAAGCCCTCGAGGCCATGCCCGAAATCGATCACAACTCCCCCGAAGCCAACGGCACCTTCACTGAAAAGGGTGGCTTGAAGCAAAGCAAAGGCTTGCCGGCGGTGATGTATTCGACCAAGACCGTGGCGTCGATGAACGACAAGCACATCCGCATCGGTGGCTATCCGGTCCCCCTGGAAAGCGATGCCAAGGGCCGCAGCACGCTGTTTTTCCTGGTGCCTTACCCGGGTGCCTGCATCCACGTCCCGCCACCGCCGCCTAATCAATTGGTGCTGGTGCGCTATCCCAAGGGGCTGAAGCTGGACGACATCTACACGCCGCTGTGGGTGACGGGCACGTTGAAGATCGAGAAGGTCGATAACGACCTGGCGAGCGCAGCGTATGCGCTGGAGGCGGAGAAGGTGAGGGTGGTGCAGGAGGCGGATTTGTAA
- the purE gene encoding 5-(carboxyamino)imidazole ribonucleotide mutase, giving the protein MSALVGVIMGSKSDWSTLSHTADMLEKLGIPYEVKVVSAHRTPDLLFQYAEEAEARGIEVIIAGAGGAAHLPGMCAAKTHLPVLGVPVQSSMLSGVDSLLSIVQMPAGIPVATLAIGKAGAINAALLSASILGAKHPQFHTVLKKFRAEQTDSVLDNPDPRIA; this is encoded by the coding sequence ATGAGTGCACTGGTTGGCGTGATCATGGGCTCCAAGTCCGATTGGTCCACCCTTAGCCACACCGCCGATATGCTGGAAAAGCTCGGCATCCCTTACGAGGTGAAAGTGGTGTCCGCCCACCGTACCCCGGACCTGCTGTTCCAGTACGCCGAAGAAGCCGAGGCGCGCGGCATCGAAGTGATCATCGCCGGTGCCGGCGGCGCGGCCCATTTGCCAGGCATGTGTGCGGCCAAGACCCACCTGCCAGTGCTGGGCGTGCCGGTGCAATCCTCGATGCTCTCGGGTGTCGATTCGCTGCTGTCGATCGTGCAGATGCCAGCCGGCATCCCGGTCGCGACCCTGGCCATCGGCAAGGCCGGCGCGATCAACGCGGCCTTGCTGTCGGCGAGTATCCTGGGCGCCAAGCACCCACAGTTTCATACCGTGCTGAAAAAATTCCGCGCTGAGCAGACAGACAGCGTCCTGGACAATCCAGACCCACGCATTGCCTGA
- the pstA gene encoding phosphate ABC transporter permease PstA — MKQNSLKGWFKSGAPGVWISGGAVSIAVIMTIGLLAVIAVRGLGHFWPADLIHASYTVPGMPAQLVVGEVVQKEEVPRERLKSAGLPVPDEGPEFMTRELVKVGNRDLNGTDFTWIVGDWLKNQTTPPELMAIERREWGNFYGYLVNVKEEGKVVAEGGAAWPQLQARIERVNKLADELKTLEKVDIGAINAGLERIRLHGRKLELDGKLDAAAQADLESERAELNARYKDIEARLADLHAQFNRDSLTARDANGKEVEIEIGKVVHAYQPNGMGTFTKMGFYFSKVWEFLSDDPREANTEGGIFPAIFGTVMMTLIMAMIVTPFGVLAAVYLREYARQGPMTRLIRIAVNNLAGVPAIVYGVFGLGFFVYVLGGSVDRLFFPEALPAPTFGTPGLLWASLTLALLAVPVVIVATEEGLARIPRTVREGSLALGATKAETLWKIVLPMASPAMMTGMILAVARAAGEVAPLMLVGVVKLAPSLPLDGNYPYLHLDQKIMHLGFHIYDVGFQSPNVEAARPLVYATALLLVLVIATLNLSAVWIRNHLREKYKALDS, encoded by the coding sequence GTGAAACAGAACTCCCTGAAAGGATGGTTCAAGAGCGGCGCCCCCGGCGTCTGGATCAGCGGCGGCGCGGTGTCCATCGCGGTCATCATGACCATTGGCCTGCTGGCGGTGATTGCCGTGCGCGGCCTGGGCCACTTCTGGCCGGCGGACCTGATCCACGCCAGCTACACCGTGCCGGGCATGCCTGCGCAATTGGTCGTCGGCGAAGTCGTGCAGAAAGAAGAAGTGCCTCGCGAGCGCCTGAAAAGCGCCGGCCTGCCGGTGCCGGACGAAGGCCCGGAGTTCATGACCCGCGAACTGGTCAAGGTCGGCAACCGTGACCTCAACGGCACCGACTTCACTTGGATCGTCGGTGACTGGCTGAAAAACCAGACCACGCCGCCCGAGCTGATGGCCATCGAGCGTCGCGAATGGGGCAATTTCTACGGCTACCTGGTCAACGTCAAGGAAGAAGGCAAGGTCGTAGCCGAAGGCGGAGCAGCCTGGCCGCAATTGCAGGCGCGTATCGAGCGCGTCAACAAGCTCGCCGACGAGCTCAAGACCCTGGAGAAGGTCGACATCGGTGCGATCAACGCCGGTCTCGAACGCATCCGCCTGCACGGCCGCAAGCTGGAACTGGACGGCAAGCTCGACGCCGCCGCCCAGGCCGACCTGGAAAGTGAACGCGCTGAACTCAATGCCCGCTACAAGGACATCGAAGCGCGCCTGGCCGACCTGCATGCGCAGTTCAACCGCGACAGCCTGACGGCCCGTGATGCCAACGGCAAAGAAGTGGAAATCGAAATCGGCAAAGTGGTGCACGCCTACCAGCCAAACGGCATGGGCACGTTCACCAAGATGGGTTTCTATTTCAGCAAGGTCTGGGAATTCCTCAGCGACGACCCCCGTGAAGCCAACACTGAAGGTGGCATCTTCCCGGCGATTTTCGGCACGGTGATGATGACCTTGATCATGGCGATGATCGTGACGCCGTTCGGTGTGCTGGCGGCGGTCTACCTCCGTGAATATGCCCGCCAAGGCCCGATGACCCGACTGATCCGCATCGCGGTGAACAACCTCGCGGGCGTTCCGGCGATTGTCTACGGCGTGTTCGGCCTGGGCTTCTTCGTCTACGTGCTGGGCGGCTCGGTTGACCGGCTGTTCTTCCCCGAAGCCTTGCCGGCGCCGACCTTCGGTACGCCGGGCCTGCTTTGGGCGTCCCTGACCCTGGCGTTGCTGGCGGTGCCAGTGGTGATCGTCGCCACCGAGGAAGGCCTGGCGCGGATTCCTCGGACCGTACGCGAAGGCTCCCTGGCCCTTGGCGCGACCAAGGCCGAGACCCTGTGGAAAATCGTCCTGCCGATGGCGAGCCCGGCGATGATGACGGGCATGATCCTCGCCGTGGCTCGTGCCGCGGGTGAAGTGGCGCCGTTGATGCTGGTGGGCGTGGTGAAACTGGCGCCGTCGCTGCCGCTGGATGGCAACTACCCGTACCTGCACCTGGACCAGAAAATCATGCACCTGGGCTTCCACATCTACGACGTCGGCTTCCAGAGCCCGAACGTCGAGGCAGCCCGGCCGCTGGTCTACGCCACGGCGCTGCTGCTGGTGCTGGTGATCGCGACCTTGAACCTGTCGGCGGTGTGGATCCGTAACCACCTGCGCGAGAAATACAAAGCACTGGATAGTTGA